A part of Desulfobacter sp. genomic DNA contains:
- a CDS encoding TIGR00730 family Rossman fold protein, with translation MVVKKTIPQYPIDDFKSGESWRLFKIMGEFVEGIDTLHSLGPAISIFGSARTAKDHPHYKKARETAALFADAGYAVITGGGPGIMEAANQGAADRDGESVGLKITLPFEEKGNPYITTSIDFNYFFVRKVMFVKYAQAYIIMPGGLGTLDEMFETLTLVQTQRIRKMPVILMGKAFWGGLMDWIRTSLVDGGLISPEDTDLFHLVDEPAQALDIVRNFYN, from the coding sequence ATGGTTGTAAAAAAAACGATCCCCCAATACCCCATTGATGATTTCAAGTCCGGGGAATCCTGGCGCCTCTTTAAAATCATGGGAGAATTTGTCGAAGGCATCGACACCCTCCACAGCCTTGGGCCGGCCATATCCATTTTCGGCTCGGCCAGGACCGCCAAAGACCATCCACACTATAAAAAGGCCAGGGAAACGGCCGCCCTGTTTGCCGACGCCGGCTATGCGGTGATCACCGGGGGCGGCCCCGGGATCATGGAAGCGGCCAACCAGGGGGCGGCTGACCGGGACGGCGAGTCCGTGGGGCTGAAAATAACCCTGCCCTTTGAAGAAAAGGGGAATCCCTATATCACCACCTCCATAGATTTCAACTACTTCTTTGTCCGCAAGGTGATGTTTGTCAAATATGCCCAGGCCTATATCATCATGCCTGGCGGATTGGGCACCCTTGATGAAATGTTTGAAACCCTGACCCTGGTCCAGACCCAACGCATCAGAAAAATGCCGGTGATTTTAATGGGGAAAGCCTTCTGGGGCGGACTCATGGACTGGATCCGGACCAGTCTTGTGGACGGCGGATTGATCTCCCCGGAAGATACCGATCTTTTCCACCTGGTGGATGAGCCGGCCCAGGCCCTTGACATTGTACGAAACTTTTACAATTAG